A window from Chloroflexota bacterium encodes these proteins:
- a CDS encoding ABC transporter permease, giving the protein MGKLIAGRMAQAVVALFAITVIVFVLIRMAGDPTSVLLPLNATPEDKVRLQEELGLDKSQLRQYFIFLGDALQGDFGKSIRLRQPALESALDAFPATLQLAGVSIAVLVLVAVPLGVYAALKRGSVVDLLIRFVSLLGNSFPSFWLGLVLMLIFAVWLQWVPPGGKGSWKQLILPSVTLSWYLAGPLVRVVRASMLEVLGRDYIRTARSKGLHERSVVWRHAFRSALLPIVTYAGVIFLRLITGAVVVETLFGWPGVGRAVVTSIHFRDYPMVQTIVLLLAALIIVGNLLVDIAYYYIDPRLRRAS; this is encoded by the coding sequence ATGGGGAAATTGATCGCAGGGAGGATGGCGCAAGCGGTGGTGGCGCTCTTTGCCATCACCGTCATCGTCTTTGTCCTGATCAGGATGGCCGGTGACCCCACCTCCGTCCTGCTTCCCTTGAATGCAACGCCGGAGGACAAGGTCCGCTTACAGGAAGAACTCGGCCTTGATAAGTCCCAATTACGGCAGTATTTCATCTTCCTGGGAGATGCCCTTCAGGGGGACTTCGGCAAATCCATCCGTCTGCGCCAGCCTGCATTGGAATCCGCTCTGGATGCCTTTCCGGCGACGCTGCAACTCGCCGGCGTAAGCATCGCAGTGCTTGTCCTAGTTGCAGTCCCCTTGGGCGTCTATGCTGCCCTGAAGCGGGGGAGCGTCGTTGACTTGCTTATTCGCTTCGTTTCCCTTCTGGGCAATTCTTTCCCTTCATTCTGGCTGGGCCTTGTGCTCATGTTGATCTTTGCCGTTTGGCTTCAGTGGGTGCCCCCCGGAGGCAAAGGCTCTTGGAAGCAATTGATTCTTCCTTCCGTTACCCTGTCCTGGTACTTGGCCGGACCATTGGTCCGGGTGGTCCGTGCAAGCATGCTTGAGGTCCTGGGCCGGGATTATATCCGGACAGCCAGGTCAAAGGGGTTGCACGAGAGGTCAGTGGTGTGGCGGCATGCATTCCGCAGCGCCCTGCTGCCTATCGTGACCTATGCCGGCGTGATATTCCTTCGCTTGATCACAGGCGCGGTAGTTGTTGAGACCCTCTTTGGTTGGCCTGGTGTCGGGCGGGCCGTGGTTACCAGCATCCACTTCCGTGATTATCCGATGGTGCAGACCATCGTGCTTCTGCTCGCCGCGCTTATCATCGTGGGGAACCTCTTGGTGGACATCGCTTACTACTACATAGACCCGAGGCTCCGCCGTGCGAGCTGA
- a CDS encoding acyl-CoA dehydrogenase: MTPATETMSEQDKAIITMIRDFVKREVEPAALEMENKDVYPFALVERMKSLGLFGCTISEQYGGMGLSVTTYVRVIEEICKGWMSVSGIINAHLIMAYIVEQFATEDQKRRWLPNMATGETRGGFALTEPDCGSDVSAIRTFAVKHGDHYVVNGNKMMTTNGEHGTTFLVLVKTDREIQPPHKGLSAFIMTKGNGFRHGRHLDKLGYRGVDTSELIFEDFRVPADGLIGKKEGQGFKYVMNGLELGRINVASRAVGVATAAFEKAIAYAQQRKTFGVPIAEHQAIQLKLADMYTRIEASRLLVRQAAEKKDRGERCDLEAGMAKLFASETCGFVSLEAMRIHGGYGFFKDYTVERYYRDAPLMMIGEGTNEIQRLVIARNLLQLYQAGA, from the coding sequence ATGACGCCAGCCACTGAGACCATGAGCGAGCAAGATAAGGCGATTATCACGATGATCCGCGACTTCGTGAAACGCGAAGTCGAGCCCGCGGCGCTGGAGATGGAGAACAAGGACGTTTATCCGTTCGCGCTCGTCGAAAGGATGAAGTCCCTGGGCCTGTTCGGGTGCACCATCTCGGAGCAATACGGAGGCATGGGCCTCAGCGTGACTACCTACGTACGGGTGATCGAGGAAATCTGCAAGGGATGGATGAGCGTTTCAGGCATCATCAACGCGCACCTCATCATGGCCTATATCGTTGAGCAGTTCGCCACGGAGGACCAGAAACGCCGGTGGCTTCCTAACATGGCGACCGGCGAGACGCGGGGCGGTTTTGCGCTTACTGAGCCCGATTGCGGCAGCGATGTCTCTGCCATCCGGACGTTTGCCGTCAAGCACGGCGATCACTACGTGGTGAATGGCAACAAGATGATGACCACCAACGGAGAGCACGGGACGACTTTCCTAGTCCTCGTGAAAACCGACCGGGAGATCCAACCACCTCACAAGGGGCTGAGCGCCTTCATCATGACCAAAGGGAACGGATTTCGTCACGGGCGTCACCTCGATAAGCTCGGGTATCGGGGTGTTGACACCTCCGAACTTATCTTCGAGGACTTCCGGGTTCCCGCCGATGGTCTGATAGGCAAAAAGGAAGGCCAGGGCTTCAAGTACGTGATGAACGGCCTGGAGCTGGGTCGCATCAATGTTGCTTCCCGCGCCGTCGGCGTTGCCACGGCTGCCTTTGAAAAGGCTATTGCCTATGCACAGCAGCGCAAGACATTCGGCGTCCCTATCGCGGAGCACCAGGCCATCCAGTTGAAGCTTGCCGATATGTACACTCGCATCGAAGCCTCACGGCTCCTGGTGCGCCAGGCAGCCGAGAAAAAGGATCGCGGAGAACGCTGCGACCTCGAGGCTGGGATGGCCAAGCTCTTCGCAAGCGAGACTTGTGGCTTTGTTTCCCTGGAGGCCATGCGCATTCATGGCGGCTACGGTTTCTTCAAGGACTACACGGTTGAGCGGTACTACCGGGATGCACCTCTCATGATGATCGGCGAAGGGACAAATGAGATTCAGCGGCTCGTTATCGCTCGTAATCTCCTTCAGCTCTACCAGGCTGGGGCCTAG
- a CDS encoding isochorismatase family protein has product MLLLPGSEALMSLGFLEYDEHVLYITHSLTEPERAKQPDHGFYRRGKRPVLLIIDMQRGYVSPEPKPWIKASSPEIQAAADRAVVSTERLIKAARTHGIPIVYTGTRYLPDGSDCGIRAEKFPYLKEYMREGLPWPEIDPRLAPRSGEPVIWKKVASGFFATYLMPILIQRGANTCIIAGTATSGCVRAAAVDAVSANFRTVVVEEAVCDKNLWAHKATLFDLWRYIATVATEIDVINWMESLQAMQPPLSTR; this is encoded by the coding sequence ATGCTTCTCCTTCCTGGAAGCGAGGCGCTGATGAGCTTGGGGTTCCTTGAATACGATGAGCATGTCCTGTACATCACGCATTCGCTAACCGAGCCTGAACGCGCGAAACAGCCGGACCACGGTTTTTACCGGCGCGGCAAGCGGCCGGTGCTGCTCATCATTGATATGCAGCGCGGCTATGTCTCGCCGGAACCCAAGCCGTGGATCAAGGCGTCCTCTCCAGAGATCCAAGCGGCGGCAGACCGGGCTGTCGTCTCCACCGAGCGCCTCATCAAGGCGGCGCGAACGCACGGCATCCCTATCGTCTACACCGGCACCCGCTATCTGCCCGATGGAAGCGATTGCGGCATCCGCGCTGAGAAGTTCCCGTACCTGAAGGAATATATGCGGGAAGGCCTGCCCTGGCCGGAGATAGACCCACGCCTTGCGCCTCGGTCTGGAGAGCCTGTTATCTGGAAAAAGGTAGCCTCCGGCTTCTTTGCCACGTATTTGATGCCGATCCTTATCCAAAGAGGTGCTAATACGTGTATCATCGCCGGAACGGCAACCAGCGGGTGCGTTCGGGCCGCGGCGGTGGATGCGGTATCCGCCAATTTCAGGACTGTGGTGGTTGAGGAAGCGGTTTGCGACAAGAATCTGTGGGCTCACAAAGCAACTCTCTTTGATCTCTGGCGCTATATCGCAACGGTCGCGACGGAGATCGACGTCATCAACTGGATGGAGAGCTTGCAGGCAATGCAGCCGCCTCTCTCAACACGGTAA
- a CDS encoding CoA transferase — protein MAAGFRTPSCPQSRASDGELDQPTGPNRARAERMGMKTPGREAASSRPGVVFGPLHGVRVLDLAGRAGDLCGRLLADAGADVIKVEPPDGNSARQRPPFIADTPDPERSLTFLHYNAGKRGITLDYSKPAGRELLLRLVGRADILVEDAGEDSLARCGIGHSALMKASPGLAHVSITQFGLSGPYRNYAANDFICFALGGLMATSGEPGMPPIVAPGELAYAVASGYAALGGLIAYYNCALTGEGQLVDVSIHEAAAFTAGYAVPVYTATGEKPFRQSWKKRLFDLYDVYPTKDGFIRIFIMPKKHWQSLLDWLGRPPELMSEIFNDQKLRWQNSEIIDPFIERLCRGYTKDGIFREAQRRHIAASPLNTPAEFVQSDQARARGFLTTVHHPVAGAYPQTNPVFRFSASPGFVLRRAPTLGEHNTEVFCGELRLSHTELKALQSGGIV, from the coding sequence ATGGCCGCTGGTTTCCGGACACCTTCGTGTCCACAATCTCGAGCATCTGACGGTGAACTAGACCAGCCTACTGGGCCAAACAGGGCCCGGGCGGAGCGCATGGGTATGAAGACACCGGGGCGAGAAGCTGCTTCTTCTCGCCCCGGTGTAGTTTTTGGGCCCCTGCACGGAGTCAGAGTCCTCGATCTTGCAGGGAGGGCTGGGGACTTATGCGGAAGGCTCTTGGCTGATGCGGGGGCAGATGTCATCAAGGTGGAGCCCCCGGACGGTAACTCCGCTCGCCAACGCCCGCCTTTCATCGCTGACACTCCAGATCCCGAGCGTAGCCTGACCTTCCTCCACTACAACGCCGGAAAGCGCGGCATCACTCTTGACTACAGCAAACCTGCCGGGAGGGAACTCCTCTTGCGGCTTGTGGGCCGGGCGGACATCCTTGTGGAAGACGCTGGGGAAGATAGTCTTGCCAGGTGCGGTATCGGACATAGCGCCCTGATGAAGGCCAGTCCTGGATTGGCCCACGTATCCATCACCCAGTTCGGCCTTTCGGGGCCCTATCGGAATTACGCCGCCAATGACTTCATCTGCTTTGCGCTCGGAGGTCTCATGGCAACCAGTGGCGAGCCGGGGATGCCCCCCATCGTTGCGCCGGGGGAGCTGGCATACGCTGTTGCCTCCGGTTATGCGGCTTTGGGCGGCCTTATCGCTTACTACAACTGCGCTCTGACGGGAGAAGGGCAGCTGGTGGACGTGTCCATCCATGAGGCCGCCGCCTTTACTGCCGGGTATGCGGTCCCGGTCTACACCGCAACCGGAGAAAAACCCTTTCGCCAGAGTTGGAAGAAGCGCCTCTTTGACCTCTACGATGTGTACCCTACCAAAGACGGGTTCATCCGGATATTCATCATGCCGAAGAAGCACTGGCAATCGCTCCTGGATTGGCTGGGGCGTCCGCCGGAGCTGATGTCTGAAATCTTCAATGACCAGAAGCTGCGGTGGCAGAACAGCGAAATCATAGATCCCTTCATTGAGCGGCTTTGCCGTGGTTATACCAAGGACGGCATATTTCGAGAGGCACAGCGGAGACACATCGCCGCCTCTCCGCTGAACACACCTGCCGAATTCGTCCAGAGTGACCAAGCGCGTGCGCGCGGCTTTCTCACTACGGTGCACCACCCAGTTGCGGGAGCGTACCCCCAAACGAACCCGGTCTTTCGGTTCAGCGCTTCTCCTGGGTTTGTTTTACGACGAGCCCCGACCCTCGGTGAGCATAATACGGAGGTCTTTTGCGGAGAGCTCCGGCTATCCCACACGGAGCTCAAAGCCCTTCAGTCAGGAGGAATTGTCTGA
- a CDS encoding CoA transferase has translation MRERTPKRTRSFGSALLLGLFYDEPRPSVSIIRRSFAESSGYPTRSSKPFSQEELSDVETTRLLPPRRLPLQDSRVLSLTLGAAGPMTANALGYFGAEVVHVESRMRPDGHRGGNDPNAWDKTPFFVKIHRNFQSATINFNTKSGLDLVKQLVQVSDVVIENFSLGVLPRLGLDYPNIRKIRPDIVMAGLRGYGSTGPWASYASWGPNLGAMLGMSYLWNYPDAETPTAEARSQHPDFLSGVCGAFAVMAALIHRRKTGEGQWIDLSQAEVGSMTLAPIFLDTLVNHRESRPRGNRHWGSGLQGVYPCAGEDQWCAISIETEAQWNAFCEALGRPDWARGVTLTMVASSPARQAEIERGVRRWTQSLTKYDVMARLQSCKIPAAAVQDVEDEVKRDPQYRSRNFFVEMEELEMGKVAAERLPILLSKTPGSFRTSTPFFGEHTRVVCQALLGKDDGQFTELQAEKALY, from the coding sequence TTGCGGGAGCGTACCCCCAAACGAACCCGGTCTTTCGGTTCAGCGCTTCTCCTGGGTTTGTTTTACGACGAGCCCCGACCCTCGGTGAGCATAATACGGAGGTCTTTTGCGGAGAGCTCCGGCTATCCCACACGGAGCTCAAAGCCCTTCAGTCAGGAGGAATTGTCTGACGTGGAAACCACAAGACTACTTCCCCCCCGCCGCCTTCCCCTTCAGGATAGCCGCGTCCTTTCGCTGACGCTTGGGGCCGCAGGCCCAATGACTGCGAACGCCCTCGGCTACTTCGGCGCAGAAGTCGTCCATGTGGAGTCTAGAATGCGTCCTGACGGCCACCGCGGGGGGAACGATCCGAACGCCTGGGATAAGACTCCTTTTTTCGTGAAGATTCACCGGAACTTCCAGAGCGCAACGATTAATTTCAACACGAAGTCCGGCCTAGACCTGGTGAAGCAGTTGGTTCAGGTGAGCGACGTCGTCATCGAGAATTTCTCCCTCGGAGTTCTTCCGCGCTTAGGACTGGACTATCCGAACATACGGAAGATCCGCCCCGACATTGTGATGGCCGGCCTTCGTGGCTATGGCTCTACAGGTCCCTGGGCCTCCTATGCCTCCTGGGGACCGAACCTGGGAGCGATGCTTGGCATGAGCTATCTCTGGAACTACCCGGATGCTGAAACGCCGACAGCTGAGGCCCGGTCCCAACATCCGGACTTCCTCTCTGGTGTGTGCGGAGCCTTCGCAGTAATGGCTGCGCTCATCCACCGCCGCAAGACAGGGGAGGGTCAGTGGATAGACCTGTCCCAGGCAGAGGTCGGCTCTATGACGCTGGCCCCGATCTTCCTAGATACGCTGGTCAACCACCGAGAGTCCCGACCCAGGGGGAATCGTCATTGGGGGTCCGGCTTGCAGGGGGTCTACCCATGCGCGGGAGAGGACCAGTGGTGCGCGATTTCGATCGAGACCGAAGCACAGTGGAATGCCTTCTGCGAAGCGCTGGGCCGTCCGGATTGGGCCCGAGGCGTCACCTTGACAATGGTCGCCTCTTCGCCTGCGCGCCAGGCAGAGATCGAGCGAGGGGTCCGGCGATGGACGCAATCGCTAACGAAATATGATGTCATGGCTCGTCTCCAGTCTTGCAAGATCCCGGCAGCGGCAGTGCAGGATGTGGAGGACGAGGTCAAACGGGATCCGCAGTACCGATCGCGGAATTTCTTCGTTGAGATGGAAGAGCTTGAGATGGGAAAAGTTGCTGCGGAGCGGCTACCCATCCTCCTCTCCAAAACGCCTGGGAGTTTTAGAACCTCAACGCCGTTTTTCGGCGAGCATACGCGTGTGGTCTGTCAGGCGCTCCTGGGGAAGGATGACGGACAGTTCACGGAATTGCAGGCTGAGAAGGCCTTGTATTAG
- a CDS encoding enoyl-CoA hydratase/isomerase family protein — protein sequence MTAKEPVLIVEKHRDGKVWVMKMNRPHRLNAIGEGMMGQLTKTWKEFRDDPVARVAILAANGRAFSAGMDLKEGAERIERLARGEAVPPMDDRWIPLSESLDMWKPTIAAVNGYALAGGFMFAMQCDIRIASEDAEFGVPEVRWNRAGGQWMTCMTRIIGLGHAAELCMWGDGRISARRAYEIGLVNRVVPKDKLVEEAMAWADRMLLLAPRSVMNVKRCLYRGYYMSPLDGEAFGKAVEQNLAGMEDSVEGSRAFEEGRPPVYKNR from the coding sequence ATGACTGCGAAAGAGCCAGTCCTAATAGTCGAAAAGCATAGAGACGGCAAGGTCTGGGTGATGAAGATGAATCGCCCTCACCGTCTCAATGCGATTGGGGAGGGGATGATGGGCCAATTGACCAAGACGTGGAAGGAATTCCGAGACGACCCGGTCGCGCGGGTTGCGATCCTAGCGGCCAATGGGAGGGCCTTCTCGGCAGGTATGGATCTTAAGGAGGGTGCGGAGCGCATAGAGAGGCTGGCCCGTGGTGAAGCAGTTCCCCCTATGGATGACCGCTGGATCCCGCTTAGCGAGAGCCTGGATATGTGGAAGCCCACGATCGCTGCCGTGAATGGGTATGCCTTAGCCGGAGGCTTCATGTTTGCGATGCAGTGCGATATACGGATCGCTTCGGAGGATGCTGAGTTCGGCGTGCCTGAGGTCCGGTGGAACAGAGCTGGTGGCCAGTGGATGACGTGCATGACGCGCATCATCGGTCTGGGGCATGCCGCAGAGCTGTGTATGTGGGGCGATGGCCGCATCAGTGCGCGCCGCGCCTATGAGATCGGACTTGTGAACAGGGTGGTTCCCAAGGACAAGCTCGTGGAAGAGGCCATGGCCTGGGCGGATAGGATGCTGCTCTTAGCCCCCAGGTCGGTTATGAACGTGAAACGGTGCCTCTATAGGGGTTATTACATGAGCCCCCTGGATGGCGAAGCCTTCGGGAAGGCCGTCGAGCAGAATCTCGCCGGGATGGAAGACAGCGTGGAAGGCTCTCGCGCCTTTGAAGAAGGCCGGCCCCCTGTATATAAGAACCGCTAA
- a CDS encoding ABC transporter permease — translation MRQLRSWRRWLMTWWPVPILALLSILAIFAPLITIHDPARTSLQDTLRPPWGFEGGAASHFLGTDQVGRDIFSRIVYGARVSLGIAAVSILLSGLFGSVIGLFAGYTGGIAEAVVMRLTDILLSIPIFLLAIVAAVSLGPSTGLVVGIITVLIWPYFARQIRGETLSLRQAEFVTAARALGGSNVHIMTRHIFPNVLPTIIIFASLQVNLVIVTEASLSFLGVGVPPPAPSWGRMVSDGRDVVVTSWWVSAVPGFVVSIVVLCFGFLGDTMRDRLDPILRRR, via the coding sequence ATGCGTCAACTGCGGTCCTGGCGCAGGTGGCTTATGACCTGGTGGCCTGTCCCGATACTCGCGCTGCTGAGCATCCTTGCGATCTTTGCGCCATTGATCACCATCCATGATCCTGCCAGGACCTCCCTCCAGGACACGTTGCGTCCTCCATGGGGCTTTGAAGGGGGGGCGGCCTCTCACTTCTTGGGGACCGATCAAGTGGGCCGGGATATCTTCAGCCGGATCGTCTATGGGGCTCGCGTCTCCTTAGGCATCGCAGCTGTGTCCATTCTGTTGAGCGGGCTATTCGGAAGTGTCATCGGTCTGTTCGCAGGATACACCGGCGGCATTGCGGAGGCCGTTGTGATGCGACTGACAGATATTCTTCTGTCCATTCCCATCTTCCTCCTCGCCATCGTTGCTGCCGTCTCCCTTGGGCCAAGCACTGGGCTTGTCGTCGGGATCATCACGGTGCTTATCTGGCCGTACTTCGCGCGTCAGATTCGCGGGGAGACCCTAAGCCTCAGGCAGGCTGAGTTTGTGACCGCCGCGCGAGCCCTTGGCGGATCGAACGTCCACATCATGACCCGCCATATCTTCCCGAACGTCCTTCCCACGATCATCATCTTCGCTTCGCTCCAGGTGAATTTAGTGATCGTTACTGAAGCATCATTAAGCTTTTTGGGCGTGGGCGTTCCGCCTCCCGCCCCTAGCTGGGGACGGATGGTCTCTGATGGGCGTGATGTGGTGGTGACTTCTTGGTGGGTATCTGCGGTACCAGGATTCGTCGTCTCCATCGTTGTTCTGTGCTTCGGCTTCCTTGGGGACACCATGAGAGATCGGCTTGACCCCATTCTCCGTCGCAGATAG
- a CDS encoding helix-turn-helix domain-containing protein yields MQTARTSQMLGALLRRYGMTRSAVADALFVSEDTVDNWCIGRSSVRPHMLTSLAHFLRERGIPADEVAEYVRAEATAGGLDLQRMAEYATRPPTTWQQTILVLISDPRFVSQSTMMSGISAEVANSSSFEVAVLSDWSSRHQHVQQLKAIRLHRPAALVILSQSAEGGEAGELRASLVADGIRVISCQPTHIKGETMVRVDERHLMELAVSHLYSLGHRHIGALFVRNHPVQEERFTGFQQAIAKYRLKPDDLLVRWATSEGEHRAVQQPVEQTPVARAATHLAQREDITAIIAPSEMAAVSILLSLRREGRRCPGDVSVLAIRPCAWTDSLLNPPLTHINPPYYETGRLAGRLALGLDKGSAFTEVTRLDDHVICARTGGTVGPARPG; encoded by the coding sequence ATGCAGACCGCTCGAACCAGCCAGATGCTCGGTGCGCTGTTGCGACGTTACGGGATGACCCGCTCTGCTGTTGCCGATGCGCTCTTTGTCTCAGAGGACACTGTTGATAATTGGTGCATCGGCCGCTCCAGCGTTCGCCCACATATGCTGACCTCCCTTGCCCATTTTCTCCGTGAACGCGGTATCCCTGCTGACGAAGTCGCGGAATATGTGCGCGCAGAGGCCACCGCCGGCGGTCTGGACCTCCAGCGTATGGCGGAATACGCCACCCGGCCTCCCACCACCTGGCAGCAGACTATCCTTGTGCTTATCAGCGACCCTCGGTTCGTGTCGCAAAGCACGATGATGTCCGGCATCTCTGCTGAGGTGGCAAACTCGTCATCCTTCGAAGTGGCGGTGCTGTCCGACTGGTCAAGCAGGCACCAGCATGTCCAGCAACTGAAGGCGATCAGATTGCACCGACCCGCGGCGCTGGTCATCCTCTCTCAATCAGCCGAAGGAGGAGAGGCAGGGGAGCTTCGGGCAAGTCTGGTTGCCGACGGTATCCGTGTCATCTCCTGCCAGCCGACCCACATCAAAGGTGAGACGATGGTGCGTGTTGATGAGCGCCACCTGATGGAGTTGGCCGTTTCCCACCTGTACAGCCTGGGCCATAGACACATCGGAGCGCTCTTTGTCCGTAACCACCCGGTGCAAGAAGAGCGGTTCACCGGCTTCCAGCAGGCCATCGCAAAGTACCGGCTGAAGCCGGATGACCTCTTGGTCAGGTGGGCGACATCCGAAGGCGAGCACCGAGCCGTGCAACAGCCGGTGGAACAGACCCCGGTGGCGCGAGCGGCCACGCATCTGGCGCAACGAGAGGACATAACCGCCATCATCGCCCCCTCTGAAATGGCAGCTGTGAGCATCCTGCTCAGCCTCCGCAGAGAGGGACGCCGCTGTCCGGGCGATGTGTCCGTCTTGGCGATCCGCCCTTGCGCATGGACGGATTCCCTGCTGAACCCGCCGCTTACCCATATCAACCCGCCGTACTACGAGACGGGCAGGCTTGCCGGACGCCTCGCGCTTGGACTGGACAAGGGCTCCGCCTTCACTGAAGTCACTCGGCTTGATGACCATGTCATCTGCGCCCGGACGGGCGGCACTGTTGGGCCGGCGCGGCCTGGATAG
- a CDS encoding ABC transporter substrate-binding protein gives MRILVKKSVLSTLAAVMALVLVIAACGGDDAEPTATPVPTATPVPTAAPTAAPTAAATRAPTAVPTPAPTPTPASTIKDTTIVVALDTLERELWLHHYGGSTMFNPRHAMFEELAVWTPRFSEARLAESWSVGSDSKSFTIKLRKGIKFHDGDEFIAEDVIKTYDLLYEREASHAGLSTIRPLLGTTQDEFRTNIRALDQYTVEMKSKIPYAQWLPTIIGPVSAPFLVVNASVVNRVGTTEAAAKPVGTGPFKFERHNKGQSIRVEAVANHWRKTPTVKYVDYQIVPEYATQLALVATGRADIINISASQVAQARRVGAKQVVDDAGYNVWYALRGQIPETHKNYDGTLPWVDGKDPERAKKVRLALNLALDRKGIIDRLYGGIGQLSSLGACTFPGQSWYYGDPYPYDQTQAKQLLTEAGYANGFELEIPIYDQASGPVGLGLHDVVADQWRQIGVKVKTVPADFTVFREILLNITQPKLTYYWYCNFSDPDPMRYYNFFYHVANPVWFGSPALETMLDKANAGLTPEQRREPILAINKYFRDNHYWVPMFVLPKLYATSQRIDKWPLVSGHLRVHNLEHLTVN, from the coding sequence ATGCGAATTTTGGTGAAAAAGAGCGTTCTTTCCACCCTTGCGGCAGTCATGGCGCTGGTGCTCGTCATCGCGGCTTGCGGCGGCGACGACGCAGAGCCCACGGCAACGCCAGTCCCCACGGCAACGCCAGTCCCCACAGCTGCCCCTACTGCAGCGCCGACCGCGGCGGCAACCCGCGCACCTACGGCGGTGCCGACACCTGCGCCGACGCCGACGCCGGCCTCTACAATCAAAGACACGACCATCGTTGTGGCGCTGGACACCCTAGAGCGTGAATTGTGGTTGCACCATTACGGCGGCTCCACCATGTTCAACCCGCGGCATGCGATGTTTGAGGAGCTGGCCGTCTGGACGCCTAGGTTCTCTGAAGCGCGCCTTGCAGAGTCTTGGTCGGTCGGGTCCGACTCCAAGAGCTTCACGATCAAGCTTCGCAAGGGCATCAAGTTCCATGACGGCGATGAATTTATCGCTGAAGATGTCATCAAAACCTACGATCTTCTCTACGAGCGTGAGGCGAGCCACGCCGGTCTCTCAACCATCCGGCCTCTCCTCGGCACAACCCAGGACGAATTCCGGACCAATATCCGCGCCCTGGATCAATACACGGTTGAGATGAAGTCCAAGATCCCATACGCGCAGTGGCTGCCAACCATCATCGGACCAGTTTCTGCTCCTTTCCTTGTTGTCAATGCGAGCGTGGTGAATCGTGTCGGAACCACGGAGGCTGCAGCCAAGCCTGTCGGTACCGGACCGTTCAAGTTCGAGCGTCACAACAAGGGTCAGAGCATCCGTGTTGAGGCTGTTGCCAACCATTGGCGCAAGACTCCTACGGTAAAGTACGTTGATTACCAAATCGTCCCTGAGTACGCGACCCAGCTTGCACTTGTGGCAACGGGGAGGGCGGACATCATCAACATCTCCGCTAGTCAGGTCGCCCAAGCCCGCCGCGTCGGTGCGAAGCAGGTGGTGGACGATGCCGGGTACAACGTGTGGTATGCCCTGCGCGGCCAGATCCCTGAGACGCACAAGAATTACGATGGAACGCTGCCCTGGGTGGACGGCAAAGACCCGGAGCGCGCCAAGAAGGTACGCCTCGCGCTCAACCTCGCCCTTGATAGGAAAGGCATCATTGACAGGCTCTACGGCGGCATAGGCCAGCTTTCCTCCCTTGGCGCCTGCACCTTCCCCGGCCAGTCGTGGTACTACGGCGACCCGTACCCCTACGACCAGACCCAGGCCAAGCAACTCCTAACGGAGGCCGGATACGCCAACGGCTTTGAATTAGAGATCCCCATCTACGACCAGGCCAGCGGCCCGGTTGGCCTCGGCCTTCATGATGTGGTGGCGGACCAGTGGCGCCAGATCGGCGTGAAGGTGAAGACGGTTCCGGCAGACTTCACCGTCTTCCGCGAAATCCTGCTCAACATCACTCAGCCCAAGCTGACCTACTACTGGTACTGCAACTTCTCCGACCCCGACCCGATGCGCTACTACAACTTCTTCTACCACGTAGCGAACCCGGTCTGGTTCGGCAGCCCCGCTCTTGAGACCATGCTGGATAAGGCGAATGCGGGCCTTACACCTGAGCAGCGGAGGGAGCCGATTCTTGCGATTAACAAGTACTTCCGGGATAACCACTACTGGGTACCCATGTTCGTGCTTCCCAAGCTGTACGCAACCTCCCAGCGCATTGACAAATGGCCGCTGGTTTCCGGACACCTTCGTGTCCACAATCTCGAGCATCTGACGGTGAACTAG